Part of the Spirochaetota bacterium genome, CATCACGATACAAGCGTTCAATTGGGTAGTCTTTTGTATAGCCATAGCCGCCTAATATCTGCATGGCATCATAACATGCTTTATTTGCTGCCTCTGTTGCAAAAAGCTTTGCCATGGATGCTTCTTTCATATACGGCATACCATGTTCCTTATTATATGCAGCTTGCAACAACAACAGGCGTGCTGCCTCAAGATGTGTATAGTTGTCGGCAATCATCCACTGAATTGCCTGATTATGTATGATGGGTCTGTCAAACTGTGTGCGTTCTTTTGCATACATTGTTGCATAATCCATTGCAGCAAGGCCAATACCAAGTGCCATTGAACCAATGCCAATGCGTCCCCCGCCTAACTCGCGCACTGCAATCCCAAACCCATCGTTGAGTACACCAAGCAAATTTTGTTTTGGCACCCTGCAATTATCCAGAATAATCTCATTGGTGGAAGAGCCAAGTTGCCCCATCTTGTGTTCGTCCTTGCCCACAGTAAATCCTTCAAAATGCGGTTCTACCAAAAATGCACTGATGCCTTTGCCTTTTGGTGCATGTTTATCGGTAACAGCCCATACTACAAACACTCCTGCATACTCAGCACTGGTAATAAACATTTTTTTGCCGTTTAGTATCCAGCAATCACCTGCGTCAGTTGCAGTTGTCTTCATT contains:
- a CDS encoding acyl-CoA dehydrogenase family protein; the protein is MNFSLTQEHRIIQQTAAKFAKQELEPVASTLDTTKNREILKSNLKKLAALGFNGIAVDPQYGGTGAGSIAFSLVMAELGKACAATAVTTSVTNMVAEVIQSVGTEEQKKRYIPPLCNGTFYAGSFALTEADAGSDPAAMKTTATDAGDCWILNGKKMFITSAEYAGVFVVWAVTDKHAPKGKGISAFLVEPHFEGFTVGKDEHKMGQLGSSTNEIILDNCRVPKQNLLGVLNDGFGIAVRELGGGRIGIGSMALGIGLAAMDYATMYAKERTQFDRPIIHNQAIQWMIADNYTHLEAARLLLLQAAYNKEHGMPYMKEASMAKLFATEAANKACYDAMQILGGYGYTKDYPIERLYRDVRVTTIYEGTSEIQRLIIAKHYMDNAPIPSHA